A single region of the Halopiger xanaduensis SH-6 genome encodes:
- a CDS encoding mechanosensitive ion channel family protein: protein MIGDAESVSASLPNFRPLQADPTGPVERGLELVGLEDPALLNSVAGALRFVLAFVVVWALGRFVVLPLVRRAFDRRGLDEHARNPLLILTRFGILFVAIAVAFGAGGFGNFLVSMAGIAAAGALAIGLAMQNVISNFVAGIFIYTDKPFRIGDWIEWDNGDYAGVVEDISLRVTRVRTFDNELLTVPNSVLTDDVIKNPVEGDKLRLKFVFGIGYDDDIEQATTIIVDEAERHDGIADEPGPSVRLTELNDSDVGLQSRFWIENPSRSDFVRIKGEYITAVKRRFDEEGIDIPYPVRTLDGDLSLNGAGQRVVQPAE from the coding sequence ATGATCGGCGACGCCGAATCGGTTTCCGCGTCGCTTCCGAACTTCCGTCCGCTGCAGGCCGATCCTACCGGGCCGGTCGAGCGCGGCCTCGAGCTGGTCGGGCTCGAGGATCCTGCGCTGTTGAACAGCGTCGCGGGGGCGCTTCGGTTCGTCCTCGCGTTCGTCGTCGTCTGGGCGCTCGGCCGCTTCGTCGTCCTGCCGCTCGTGCGGCGCGCCTTCGATCGGCGCGGTCTGGACGAGCACGCGCGGAATCCGCTATTGATCCTGACTCGGTTCGGGATACTGTTCGTCGCGATCGCGGTCGCGTTCGGTGCCGGCGGATTCGGCAACTTCCTCGTCTCGATGGCCGGCATCGCGGCGGCCGGCGCCCTGGCGATCGGGCTGGCGATGCAGAACGTGATTTCGAACTTCGTCGCGGGCATCTTCATCTACACGGACAAGCCGTTCCGGATCGGCGACTGGATCGAGTGGGACAACGGCGACTACGCGGGCGTCGTCGAGGACATCAGCCTCCGCGTGACCCGCGTCCGAACGTTCGACAACGAACTGCTGACGGTACCCAACTCGGTGCTGACGGACGACGTGATCAAGAACCCGGTCGAGGGCGACAAACTGCGGCTGAAGTTCGTCTTCGGCATCGGGTACGACGACGACATCGAGCAGGCCACGACCATCATCGTCGACGAAGCCGAACGCCACGACGGTATCGCGGACGAGCCGGGGCCCAGCGTTCGCCTGACGGAACTCAACGACTCCGACGTCGGACTCCAGTCGCGGTTCTGGATCGAGAACCCCTCGCGGTCCGACTTCGTCCGGATCAAGGGCGAGTACATCACCGCCGTCAAGCGACGGTTCGACGAGGAAGGGATCGACATCCCCTACCCCGTCCGCACGCTCGATGGCGATCTGTCCCTGAACGGGGCCGGTCAGAGGGTCGTGCAACCGGCCGAATAG
- a CDS encoding LolA family protein, whose translation MTPRRFAALLGAVALLVALGGCAVSVPTSDGSGSGADAAASPEPDALFESAYVHADDLEDLEGIRTAEMTAGNDTVFERIRIEKRPYTDERSEVLNASEPSVIGDRYVSNASATWNYDPDAETAYYFEPAEPFDDAAVRSDRADMAAEQRELYDLEYAGTEQIADREAHVLEIEPKNGTVERDVSVLVGNTEFVVPLETAPVETDLGVIEWSLWIDAEYDYPLKERLVYEGANGERHELTMEYETVTFNTGFEDERFAFEPPANATVEEW comes from the coding sequence ATGACACCTCGTCGCTTCGCCGCGCTCCTCGGGGCGGTCGCGTTGCTCGTCGCGCTCGGGGGATGTGCGGTCTCCGTGCCGACGAGCGACGGGAGCGGTTCCGGGGCCGACGCCGCCGCCAGTCCCGAGCCGGACGCGCTCTTCGAAAGCGCGTACGTCCACGCCGACGACCTCGAGGACCTCGAGGGAATTCGGACGGCCGAGATGACCGCCGGGAACGACACGGTCTTCGAACGTATCCGCATCGAGAAACGGCCCTACACCGACGAGCGCAGCGAGGTGCTGAACGCGTCGGAGCCGTCGGTGATCGGCGACCGCTACGTGTCCAACGCCTCGGCGACCTGGAACTACGATCCGGACGCGGAGACGGCGTACTACTTCGAACCGGCGGAGCCGTTCGACGACGCGGCGGTCCGCTCCGATCGGGCCGACATGGCCGCCGAGCAACGCGAACTGTACGACCTCGAGTACGCGGGCACAGAGCAGATCGCGGACCGTGAGGCCCACGTCCTCGAAATCGAGCCGAAAAACGGGACCGTCGAGCGGGACGTCTCGGTGCTCGTCGGGAACACCGAGTTCGTCGTCCCGCTCGAGACCGCTCCCGTCGAGACCGACCTCGGCGTGATCGAGTGGTCGCTCTGGATCGACGCGGAGTACGACTACCCGCTGAAAGAGCGGCTGGTCTACGAGGGTGCAAACGGCGAGCGCCACGAGCTGACCATGGAATACGAGACGGTGACGTTCAACACCGGCTTCGAGGACGAGCGGTTCGCGTTCGAGCCGCCGGCGAACGCCACGGTCGAGGAGTGGTGA
- a CDS encoding DMT family transporter: MSRSYARVARLRRFCTTYLFALAPLAAAVLWGGLYVVSMWGFESIPPVTLAFLRIAVGAAALLLVVRVRYPRRRFARRDLLGFVALGAVITASMTTQFLGTAMTTASQGSLITVLTPIFTILLGVTMLGERLTGRLVAGIVGALAGTVLVLTGQYDLSTLAGGSTPTIGIGMLLIASATWALYTVRGKPLIDRYSALETATYSTLAAVPMLAALVPLEVALTDASLRAIEPTPALVAAVLYLGVLGTAAAWYLWYKGMEYVDASVISAFFFAQPVVGGLLGATVLGEPLGPRFVLGGLVMAAGVYVVSTAES; the protein is encoded by the coding sequence ATGAGTCGTTCGTACGCTCGAGTCGCTCGCTTGCGACGGTTCTGTACGACGTATCTGTTCGCGCTGGCCCCCCTCGCCGCGGCGGTGCTGTGGGGCGGGCTCTACGTCGTCAGCATGTGGGGATTCGAATCGATTCCGCCGGTGACGCTGGCGTTTCTCCGAATCGCCGTCGGCGCAGCGGCGCTGCTGCTCGTCGTCCGCGTGCGGTACCCGCGCCGACGGTTCGCGCGCCGGGACCTGCTCGGATTCGTCGCTCTGGGCGCGGTCATCACGGCCTCGATGACGACCCAGTTCCTCGGGACCGCGATGACGACCGCCAGTCAGGGCTCGCTCATCACCGTCCTGACGCCGATCTTCACGATCCTCCTCGGGGTGACGATGCTCGGCGAGCGCCTCACCGGGCGTCTCGTCGCCGGTATCGTCGGCGCGCTGGCCGGGACGGTACTCGTGCTGACCGGACAGTACGACCTCTCGACGCTCGCCGGTGGCTCGACGCCGACGATCGGAATCGGCATGCTCCTGATCGCGAGCGCGACGTGGGCGCTCTACACCGTCCGCGGGAAGCCGCTGATCGACCGCTACTCGGCCCTCGAGACGGCGACCTACTCCACGCTCGCCGCGGTGCCGATGCTCGCGGCGCTGGTGCCGCTCGAGGTCGCGCTCACCGACGCGTCGCTGCGGGCGATCGAGCCGACGCCGGCGCTCGTCGCGGCGGTGTTGTACCTCGGCGTGCTCGGCACCGCCGCGGCGTGGTACCTCTGGTACAAGGGGATGGAGTACGTCGACGCCAGCGTCATCTCGGCGTTTTTCTTCGCGCAGCCGGTCGTCGGCGGCCTCCTCGGGGCGACGGTGCTGGGCGAGCCCCTCGGACCGCGGTTCGTCCTCGGCGGACTCGTCATGGCTGCGGGGGTCTACGTCGTCTCGACGGCGGAGTCGTAG
- a CDS encoding DUF2270 domain-containing protein, with protein sequence MSDGDSEFDPEAPEQREVGREMVDQSTGLGSVAAHLYRGEVERAVSWRDRLDTTTNWAVTIMAAIVAYAFSGEVSHAVILAGVVMGTAFLFIEARRFQTYDIWRSRVRVLQENLFANALDPSAGVERSAWRAELSEDYRNPTPHISYRGAFSHRLRRVYLPLISAMLASWVFHLWAFNPDTPFPESAALPGVDGTVIAAVVGCYYLALLVLAVPLSDKERGESGAADHGDLEQE encoded by the coding sequence ATGAGCGACGGCGACTCCGAGTTCGATCCGGAAGCACCCGAACAGCGCGAGGTCGGCCGCGAAATGGTCGATCAGAGTACCGGGCTCGGCTCCGTCGCGGCGCACCTCTATCGGGGCGAGGTGGAACGGGCCGTCTCCTGGCGCGACCGGTTGGATACGACGACGAACTGGGCCGTCACGATCATGGCCGCCATCGTCGCGTACGCGTTCTCCGGCGAGGTGTCCCACGCGGTCATCCTCGCCGGGGTCGTCATGGGCACCGCGTTCCTGTTCATCGAAGCGCGCCGGTTCCAAACCTACGACATCTGGCGATCGCGGGTTCGCGTCCTGCAGGAGAACCTCTTCGCGAACGCGCTCGATCCCTCGGCCGGCGTCGAGCGGTCGGCCTGGCGGGCGGAACTGAGCGAGGATTACCGCAATCCGACGCCTCACATCAGTTACCGCGGCGCGTTCAGCCACCGACTGCGACGGGTGTACCTGCCCCTGATCAGCGCGATGCTGGCCAGCTGGGTGTTTCACCTCTGGGCGTTCAACCCGGACACCCCGTTCCCCGAAAGCGCCGCGCTTCCCGGCGTCGACGGCACGGTCATCGCCGCCGTCGTCGGGTGCTACTACCTCGCGCTGCTCGTGCTCGCCGTCCCGCTGTCCGACAAGGAACGGGGCGAATCCGGCGCGGCGGATCACGGCGACCTCGAGCAGGAGTGA
- a CDS encoding ABC transporter substrate-binding protein, translated as MTERSTTGPTRRKLLAIGAGTALTSGLAGCARTETTDDSSGEHTVTMEPMGEVTFDSVPETWMAYFSTYGDMGIALGQLEGLQGLIYTDNWPLEFYETLPGVDVSFDDVPQLAGSNGIDKEIFYELDCDVHLMDPNFVARLDDNWDDDDFEEIETNVGPIVGNNIRRRDENWHDYRYYDLYEAFEIVATLFDERERYDELEAIHDEFQSTLEADLLPEDERPEIGLVSINSDFETGSFYVYPLENGNGRKQYQDLGVRDAIGPHLDASYGEWDYEQLLEADPDALVFSYGFSHATADQFEERMDLMRDDPTGSELAAVQNDRLYRGGTAYQGPIINLLQTEIAAKQFYPDVFGAWDGLETLENADEQLVDHRRVADVVTGEF; from the coding sequence ATGACCGAACGATCGACGACCGGACCGACGCGTCGGAAACTGCTCGCGATCGGTGCCGGAACCGCACTGACGAGCGGACTCGCGGGCTGTGCTCGAACCGAGACGACCGACGACTCGAGCGGCGAACACACCGTGACGATGGAGCCGATGGGCGAGGTCACCTTCGACTCGGTTCCCGAGACGTGGATGGCCTACTTCAGCACCTACGGCGACATGGGGATCGCGCTCGGCCAGCTCGAGGGGCTCCAGGGACTGATATACACCGATAACTGGCCCCTCGAGTTCTACGAGACGCTGCCGGGCGTCGACGTCTCGTTCGACGACGTTCCGCAACTCGCCGGGAGCAACGGCATCGACAAGGAGATCTTCTACGAGCTGGATTGCGACGTTCACCTGATGGACCCGAACTTCGTCGCGCGGCTGGACGACAACTGGGACGACGACGATTTCGAGGAGATCGAGACCAACGTCGGCCCGATCGTCGGCAACAACATCCGCCGCCGCGACGAGAACTGGCACGACTACCGCTACTACGACCTCTACGAGGCCTTCGAGATCGTCGCGACGCTGTTCGACGAGCGCGAGCGGTACGACGAACTCGAGGCCATCCACGACGAGTTCCAGTCGACGCTCGAGGCCGACCTGCTGCCCGAAGACGAGCGCCCCGAGATCGGCCTCGTCTCGATCAACTCCGACTTCGAGACCGGCTCGTTCTACGTCTACCCGCTCGAGAACGGGAATGGCCGCAAGCAGTATCAGGATCTCGGCGTTCGCGACGCGATCGGCCCGCACCTCGACGCCTCGTACGGCGAGTGGGACTACGAACAGCTCCTCGAGGCCGATCCGGACGCACTGGTGTTCTCCTACGGCTTCTCGCACGCGACGGCCGACCAGTTCGAAGAGCGGATGGACCTGATGCGGGACGACCCGACGGGATCGGAACTCGCGGCCGTGCAGAACGATCGCCTCTACCGCGGCGGGACCGCCTACCAGGGGCCGATCATCAACCTGCTCCAGACCGAGATCGCCGCCAAGCAGTTCTATCCGGACGTCTTCGGCGCGTGGGACGGCCTCGAGACGCTCGAGAACGCCGACGAACAGTTGGTCGATCACCGACGGGTCGCCGACGTCGTGACCGGCGAGTTCTGA
- a CDS encoding sodium-dependent transporter translates to MVRESWTSRTGFILAAVGSAVGLGNLWRFPWMTAENGGSAFLLLYLLIVLGVGVPGLLAAFVIGRRSNRNPVGAFKSLAGSRVWTVLGALCVLTSVILMSFYSVVGGWILRYFLESATGAYFAAPETHFASISYGAEAFGYQLAVLAATSLIVAAGIRRGIEATTKVMMPGIVVLLIGLAVWAARQPGAAQGYEFYLRFDGTYLAENFLAILGSAAGQALFTLSIGSGTMITYASYIDDDRSLPLDASAIAVFNLGIGILAGLVVFPLLFSFASGPTEGGPGALFVGLAGAFASLPGGRLLGGVFFLVVLLAALTSLISMLEIPVSFLVDEFDLERSTATGGLFALVAVTGGVNAFSPAVFTLFADQLVNLLLVLGLTGFMVYTAWVLGPAAIDEYLKGAGPISRPLVVPWRYAIGTVFPAFLLFTFYADVAALVGLAAGRGLLVVTALLTLLLLVGVARRSVSDTRPQLNESAD, encoded by the coding sequence ATGGTACGTGAAAGTTGGACGAGTCGGACCGGATTCATCCTGGCCGCGGTCGGCAGCGCCGTCGGCCTGGGGAATCTCTGGCGGTTCCCGTGGATGACCGCGGAGAACGGCGGCAGCGCCTTTCTGCTATTGTATTTACTCATCGTCCTCGGCGTCGGAGTACCGGGGTTGCTGGCCGCGTTCGTGATCGGGCGACGGTCGAACCGGAACCCGGTCGGGGCGTTCAAATCGCTCGCCGGATCGCGCGTCTGGACGGTGCTGGGCGCGCTCTGCGTCCTCACCTCGGTCATCCTGATGTCGTTCTACAGCGTCGTCGGCGGGTGGATCCTTCGGTACTTCCTCGAGAGCGCGACGGGCGCCTACTTCGCGGCTCCCGAGACCCACTTCGCGTCGATCAGCTACGGCGCCGAAGCGTTCGGGTACCAACTCGCCGTCCTCGCGGCCACATCCCTGATCGTCGCTGCGGGGATCAGACGCGGCATCGAGGCGACGACGAAGGTGATGATGCCCGGCATCGTCGTATTGCTCATCGGGCTCGCGGTCTGGGCGGCTCGACAGCCCGGCGCCGCGCAGGGGTACGAGTTCTACCTCAGGTTCGACGGGACCTACCTCGCGGAGAACTTCCTGGCGATACTCGGGTCGGCCGCCGGCCAGGCGCTGTTTACCCTCTCGATCGGCAGCGGGACGATGATCACGTACGCCTCCTACATCGATGACGACCGGTCGCTGCCCCTCGACGCCTCGGCCATCGCCGTGTTCAATCTCGGCATCGGCATCCTGGCCGGGCTCGTGGTGTTCCCGCTGCTGTTCTCCTTCGCGTCGGGACCGACCGAGGGCGGCCCCGGCGCCCTGTTCGTCGGTCTCGCCGGCGCGTTCGCGAGCCTGCCCGGCGGCCGACTCCTCGGCGGGGTCTTCTTCCTCGTCGTCCTCCTCGCCGCCCTCACGAGTCTGATCAGCATGCTCGAGATCCCGGTTTCGTTCCTGGTCGACGAGTTCGACCTCGAGCGCTCGACGGCGACCGGGGGGTTATTCGCGCTGGTCGCCGTTACCGGCGGCGTGAACGCGTTCAGCCCCGCGGTGTTTACGCTGTTCGCGGATCAGCTCGTTAATCTGCTTCTGGTGCTCGGCCTGACCGGATTCATGGTGTACACGGCCTGGGTACTCGGTCCTGCCGCGATTGATGAGTACCTCAAAGGCGCGGGACCGATCTCGCGCCCGCTGGTCGTCCCGTGGCGATACGCGATCGGGACCGTCTTCCCGGCGTTCCTCCTCTTTACGTTCTACGCCGACGTCGCGGCCCTCGTCGGACTCGCGGCAGGACGAGGGCTGTTGGTGGTCACGGCACTGCTGACGTTGCTGCTGCTCGTCGGCGTGGCTCGCCGCTCCGTCTCCGATACCCGGCCGCAACTGAACGAGAGCGCGGACTGA
- a CDS encoding helix-turn-helix transcriptional regulator: MDSPENDRLAFNPPASPIVEAVMQNARNQQYLGKRLDAAGTRADPDHLGDIVRHGPILEALRAKPMDRREIEARLEVSRATSHRLTKWLDEQGFVEKVESRFRLTGRGEAVTDEVLRFEANVSTVHRMGPLLDAICPHHAEFAIEPMIDSTVTVAEPTVPDRPAERFISLVGESETFRGFNTTHLAPLMIGEFYQRVFDATEAELIYTPHVAEKLRETYPTRVTEAIDRGQLTLRTRENLPYGLALFDERVGLGGYDDDTGLLQVFVDTDSPMAREWAERVYASIKADSTPLEERMEQ; encoded by the coding sequence ATGGACTCGCCCGAAAACGACCGACTCGCGTTCAATCCGCCGGCGTCGCCGATCGTGGAAGCCGTCATGCAGAACGCGCGGAACCAGCAGTATCTCGGCAAGCGCCTCGACGCGGCGGGCACTCGCGCCGACCCGGACCATCTCGGCGACATCGTCCGGCACGGGCCGATCCTCGAGGCGCTCCGAGCGAAACCGATGGATCGCCGCGAGATCGAAGCCCGCCTCGAGGTCTCGCGGGCGACGAGCCACCGCCTGACGAAGTGGCTCGACGAACAGGGGTTCGTCGAGAAGGTCGAGAGTCGGTTCCGGTTGACGGGCCGCGGCGAGGCGGTCACCGACGAAGTGCTCCGGTTCGAGGCGAACGTGAGCACCGTTCACCGGATGGGGCCGCTGCTGGACGCGATCTGTCCGCACCACGCGGAGTTCGCCATCGAACCGATGATCGATTCGACCGTGACGGTCGCCGAACCGACCGTTCCGGACCGGCCCGCCGAGCGGTTCATCTCGCTCGTCGGCGAATCGGAGACGTTCCGGGGGTTCAATACGACGCATCTGGCGCCGCTGATGATCGGCGAGTTCTATCAACGCGTGTTCGACGCCACCGAGGCCGAACTGATTTACACGCCACACGTCGCCGAGAAACTGCGTGAAACGTATCCGACTCGCGTGACCGAGGCGATCGACCGCGGCCAGTTGACGCTTCGAACCCGCGAGAACCTCCCCTACGGACTCGCACTTTTCGACGAACGGGTCGGGCTCGGCGGATACGACGACGATACGGGGCTGCTGCAGGTGTTCGTCGATACGGACTCGCCGATGGCCCGCGAGTGGGCCGAACGGGTCTACGCGTCGATCAAGGCGGACTCGACGCCACTCGAGGAACGGATGGAGCAGTGA
- a CDS encoding class I SAM-dependent methyltransferase produces the protein MALPTTADEPVDEEKLDELLGMAVAELGAAYYAPLIVIGDRLGLYEALADGGPFTPAELAERTDTVEPYVSEWLAAGAAGGYVTYDSETGRYGLTPEQAALLADEDSPAFLAGGFQGLMGYQRSLSAIEADFRTGEGVGWHEQDGDVCHGTERFYRPGYETNLVADWIPALDGLDARLRAGARVADVGCGHGASTVIMAEAYPNSAFVAVDYHDRSIEVARQRADEAGVADRIGFEVATATEFTGTDYDLVTMFDAYHDMGDPVGAASHVREALADDGAWMLVEPFANDRVEDNLNPIGRAFYCASTMACVPNSLDQGGAPVLGAQAGEARLREVITEGGFTSVRRATETPFNLVLEARP, from the coding sequence ATGGCACTACCGACTACCGCCGACGAACCGGTCGACGAAGAAAAACTGGACGAACTCCTCGGAATGGCCGTCGCCGAGCTCGGGGCGGCCTACTACGCGCCGCTGATCGTCATCGGCGACAGGCTCGGCCTCTACGAGGCGTTGGCGGACGGCGGCCCGTTCACACCCGCCGAGCTGGCCGAGCGGACCGACACCGTCGAACCGTACGTCAGCGAGTGGCTCGCCGCGGGAGCGGCCGGCGGCTACGTCACCTACGATTCCGAGACGGGCCGCTACGGCCTCACGCCCGAGCAGGCGGCGCTGCTGGCCGACGAAGACAGCCCCGCGTTCCTCGCCGGCGGGTTCCAGGGGTTGATGGGATACCAGCGGAGCCTCTCGGCGATCGAAGCCGATTTCCGAACTGGCGAGGGCGTGGGCTGGCACGAACAAGACGGCGACGTGTGCCACGGCACCGAGCGCTTCTACCGGCCCGGCTACGAGACGAATCTCGTGGCCGATTGGATCCCCGCGCTCGACGGACTGGACGCGAGGCTCAGGGCGGGTGCGCGCGTAGCCGACGTGGGCTGCGGTCACGGCGCGTCGACGGTCATCATGGCCGAGGCCTACCCGAATTCGGCGTTCGTCGCCGTCGATTACCACGATCGCTCGATCGAGGTGGCGCGGCAGCGAGCCGACGAAGCCGGTGTCGCGGACCGGATCGGGTTCGAAGTGGCGACCGCGACGGAGTTTACCGGGACCGACTACGACCTCGTGACGATGTTCGACGCGTACCACGATATGGGCGATCCGGTCGGCGCGGCGTCGCACGTCCGGGAGGCGCTCGCCGACGACGGGGCGTGGATGTTGGTCGAACCGTTCGCCAACGACCGGGTCGAGGACAACCTGAACCCGATCGGGAGGGCGTTCTACTGCGCCTCGACGATGGCCTGCGTCCCGAACTCGCTCGACCAGGGCGGCGCCCCCGTCTTGGGAGCACAGGCCGGGGAAGCGCGGCTCCGCGAAGTGATCACCGAAGGCGGATTCACGAGCGTCCGCCGGGCGACCGAGACGCCGTTCAACCTCGTGCTCGAGGCCAGACCGTGA
- a CDS encoding DUF5798 family protein, with translation MGLGSTAKKIQGLSERAEAMYKQVQKLQERIISLEEEMDDTHDTVNRIDHQLTEQRALLLAIAEEQGIDGEEILAQAAIDEAELEDADDESEATDGESASADGGETTAE, from the coding sequence ATGGGACTCGGCAGCACTGCAAAGAAGATTCAGGGCCTCTCGGAACGGGCCGAGGCGATGTACAAACAGGTACAGAAGCTCCAGGAGCGGATCATCAGCCTGGAAGAGGAGATGGACGACACCCACGATACGGTCAACCGGATCGACCACCAGTTGACCGAGCAGCGCGCACTCCTGCTGGCTATCGCGGAGGAGCAGGGGATCGACGGCGAGGAGATCCTCGCTCAGGCGGCGATCGACGAGGCCGAACTCGAGGATGCGGACGACGAGTCCGAGGCGACCGACGGCGAGTCTGCATCGGCAGACGGCGGCGAGACGACCGCCGAGTAA
- a CDS encoding PLP-dependent cysteine synthase family protein has translation MTTHEQPLDSVLETIGRTPLVRVQDGPADVRIYAKLETFNPGASVKDRIGRYMVERMLERGDVSPDGTIVEPTAGNTGIGFAIAAEQLGLDAIFVVPERFSVEKQQLMDALGAEIINTPTEDGMGRAIERAHELAEELDDAVVPQQFSNPLNAEAHYETTAPEIYEAVDGEVGAVVAGCGTAGTLMGIAEYALERDPDTHVAAVEPEGSLYGEAIGEDREEGEYKIEGIGTHDLETNELFDPELVDDVFAVADEAAHAELKRLAREEGHLVASSAGAASVAAKHVARRIADGDLETPHDTVVTIFPDSSERYLSKGIYRSFEEWSS, from the coding sequence ATGACTACTCACGAGCAGCCGTTGGATTCGGTCCTCGAGACGATCGGCCGGACGCCGCTCGTACGAGTACAGGACGGGCCGGCCGACGTCCGCATCTACGCGAAACTCGAGACGTTCAATCCCGGCGCCAGCGTGAAGGATCGGATCGGCCGCTACATGGTCGAGCGAATGCTCGAGCGCGGCGACGTCTCCCCCGACGGGACGATCGTCGAACCCACCGCCGGGAACACGGGGATCGGGTTCGCGATCGCCGCCGAACAGCTCGGCCTGGACGCCATCTTCGTCGTCCCCGAGCGGTTCAGCGTCGAGAAACAGCAGCTCATGGACGCGCTGGGCGCGGAGATCATCAACACGCCCACCGAGGACGGGATGGGCCGCGCCATCGAACGCGCACACGAACTGGCCGAGGAACTCGACGACGCGGTCGTCCCCCAGCAGTTCTCGAATCCGCTGAACGCCGAGGCTCACTACGAGACCACCGCGCCGGAGATCTACGAGGCCGTAGACGGCGAGGTCGGCGCGGTCGTCGCCGGCTGCGGCACCGCCGGCACGCTCATGGGGATCGCCGAGTACGCGCTCGAGCGGGATCCCGACACCCACGTCGCGGCCGTCGAACCCGAAGGTTCGCTCTACGGCGAAGCTATCGGCGAGGACCGCGAGGAGGGCGAGTACAAGATCGAGGGAATCGGCACGCACGACCTCGAGACGAACGAACTCTTCGACCCCGAACTCGTCGACGACGTCTTCGCCGTCGCGGACGAAGCCGCTCACGCGGAACTCAAACGACTCGCACGCGAGGAGGGCCATCTGGTCGCCTCGAGCGCCGGCGCCGCCAGCGTCGCCGCGAAGCACGTCGCCCGACGGATTGCCGACGGCGACCTCGAGACGCCCCACGACACCGTCGTGACGATCTTCCCCGACTCGAGCGAGCGCTACCTCTCGAAGGGGATCTACCGCTCGTTCGAGGAGTGGAGTTCCTGA
- a CDS encoding CoA-binding protein, whose protein sequence is MAVESVESDADIRSILEYETIAVVGCSSTPGKAAHDIPAYLDERGYEVIPVNPFADEILGRPARDSLAEVEEEIDVVCIFRPSEEVGDIVDAALERDDVKAVWTQKGIRDDAAAERVLEAGRQVVQDRCMMVEHRRLVA, encoded by the coding sequence ATGGCTGTCGAATCCGTCGAGTCCGACGCCGATATTCGCTCGATCCTCGAGTACGAGACGATCGCCGTCGTCGGCTGCTCGAGCACGCCGGGGAAGGCGGCACACGACATTCCGGCGTACTTAGACGAACGCGGCTACGAGGTGATCCCGGTCAATCCGTTCGCGGACGAGATTCTCGGCCGGCCGGCGCGGGACAGCCTCGCCGAGGTCGAGGAGGAAATCGACGTCGTCTGTATCTTTCGGCCGAGCGAGGAGGTCGGCGACATCGTCGACGCGGCCCTCGAGCGCGACGACGTGAAGGCCGTCTGGACGCAGAAGGGAATTCGGGACGACGCCGCGGCCGAGCGCGTACTCGAGGCGGGTCGACAGGTCGTTCAGGATCGGTGTATGATGGTCGAACACCGACGACTGGTTGCCTGA
- a CDS encoding RAD55 family ATPase: MYNLVDALPDAELDPGTNVLIAGPPLTGKRQLAYEILTNGAVRNDGSIVVTTKDSADKVLERFDDVDGLERDEATIGIVDCVTKQRGIGAVEDDPRIKYASSPIDMTGIGIKLSEFLREFYEERGVTENRVLLDSVSTLLMYSDLQTVFRFLHVFTGRIQSADAMGVYVIDSTAHDDQTMNTLKQLFDGIVEIEEGDDPEIRTAGLT; encoded by the coding sequence ATGTATAATCTCGTAGATGCCCTCCCGGACGCCGAACTCGACCCGGGGACGAACGTCCTTATCGCAGGGCCGCCGCTGACCGGGAAACGTCAACTCGCCTACGAGATCCTCACGAACGGTGCCGTCCGAAACGACGGCTCGATCGTCGTGACGACCAAGGACAGCGCCGACAAGGTCCTCGAGCGGTTCGACGATGTAGACGGCCTCGAGCGCGACGAGGCCACGATCGGGATCGTCGACTGCGTGACGAAACAGCGCGGAATCGGCGCCGTCGAGGACGACCCTCGTATCAAGTACGCGTCGTCGCCGATCGACATGACCGGGATCGGGATCAAGCTCTCGGAGTTCCTTCGGGAGTTCTACGAGGAGCGGGGCGTGACCGAAAACCGCGTCCTGCTGGATTCGGTATCGACGCTGCTGATGTACTCGGATCTCCAGACGGTTTTCCGCTTCCTCCACGTCTTTACGGGCCGCATTCAGAGCGCCGACGCGATGGGCGTCTACGTCATCGACTCGACGGCTCACGACGATCAAACGATGAACACGCTCAAACAGTTGTTCGACGGCATCGTCGAGATCGAGGAGGGGGACGATCCCGAGATCAGGACCGCGGGCCTCACGTAA